The nucleotide window ACCGAAGAAGTTTTTTGGTCGGCGGATAATAAGAAAAAACGGTTTCGTTGGAACCTCCTCAATGCCTATCCCAACTTCCGCAACTTCTTGCGCAGCCCGTGGTGGCCCGATCGCATCAATTATTGGTTTACCACCTGGTTTTTCGCGTTGGTGGTATTGATTTTATTTATCGGTCCCCAGGAACGCCACGAAAACTTCGCTTTGAATATGTTCTGGGCTTGGTGGTGGCCGGTGGTTTTGCTAATTTTTCCCTTTTTGGGACGCATCTGGTGCGCGGTTTGTCCGTTTATGATTTACGGCGAAATTGCCCAAAAAGTATCCCTGTGGCTGTTTCCCCGTAAATTGAAAAAATGGCCCCGAGAACGCGCCGAAAAATACGGCGGTTGGTTTTTATTCGGTTTGTTTGCCCTGATTTTCCTGTGGGAAGAACTGTGGCATCTGGAAAATACCGCCTACCTCTCCAGTTGCCTGTTGCTGTTGATTACCGCCGGGGCAGTGATTTTCTCGACAATCTTTGAACGGCGGTTTTGGTGTCGCTATTTGTGTCCCATTGGCGGCATGAACGGCTTGTTTGCCAAACTCTCCATAACCGAACTGCGCGCCCAACAGGGGATTTGCTCCGCCACTTGCACCACCTACCAGTGTTACAAAGGTGGCCCGGAAAAAGGGGAAGGGCAAGAAACCGATGGCTGTCCGCTGTATTCCCATCCCGCCCAGCTTCAGGACAATCGCGACTGCGTGTTGTGCATGACCTGTTTGAAAGCTTGCCCCCACCGGTCGGTGGAAGTGAATTTGCGCCCGCCAGGTATCGAACTGTGGACGACGCACATTCCTCGCGGCTACGAAGTGGCGTTGCTGTTGCTGTTGCTGGGAGGCATTTTTCTGCGTCGCTTGCCGCAAATCGAACAAGGTTTGGGCGTGAATATGAATGTGGAGAGTTTGGACCTTACCCATGCTGGATTTTCCATGTTGGCTTTGGCGTTGCCAGCTTTACTACCTTTGCTGGCTCAGGTGGTTATGGTTGCTAGCTACAAAATTGCTCACTATGTGGGGAATAACTGGCCCAAACCTCGTCCGTTTGTAGAAATGGCTTATGGATATTTGCCTCTGGTGTTGGGCGGCAATTTGGCCCACTATTTGCATTTAGGGTTAACGGAAGGAGGACGTTTGTTGCCCGTCGCTATGACCACGTTTGGGTTATCTGGGGAACAAATGCCTGCTTTGGTTGCCCATCCGGCGGTGGTGAGTTTTTTGCAGGGAACCACGGTACTGGTTTCGATGGCGCTGACTTTCTTTTTAACCAATAAAATTGCCCGGCAACCCCTGAAGGCGATTTGGCCGCAACACGTAGCCGCGATCGCGTTGGGAAGTAGTTTTTGGTTGTTTATTGTTAATATGAAGATGTGATCTTTTTGGGAACATGGCCTAGATAAAGTGAAATGTATGTCCCACAAACCAAATATAAAACATGACAAACGTCCAACCTTCCCAAGCAGTTACTTTTTTATCTTGAACCACAAAAAATAGCAAAATGGTTCCCACCAACATCAGTGGCAAACCATTTTGAATGGTGGATGGTGCCAGCACCAAAGTCCCCGCCAATCCCGGAATGCCCATAACAAAAAATGAGTTAAAAATATTGGAGCCAATGACATTACCCACCGCCACTTCGGCTTTGTCTTTTTTAGCCATGGTCACGGAGACCACCAACTCCGGTAGGGAAGTACCAAAAGCCACAATACTAATGGCAATAATTTCTTGCCCTACTTGGATAATTTCTGAAATTTCCCGTACGGAGTCGATGGTATAATTGGCACCTAAAATCATGGTCAGACAGCCGATAACGAGTTTGGCGATCGCTTTTTTAGGAAAACGGCTAGAGCGGATTTTTTCTGCGGTTTCCGTCTCTACAACCACCTCTGTACTACCTTCTTGAAAAATATAAATAACATAAATCAAAAAACCAAATAAACTCAAAATGGCTTCCCCAATGGAAAACGTGCCATCCTGCACGATCAAATACAGCCATACCCCAGAACCCACAAAAATAGGCAAATCTACATCTACCAAATCGTAGGTAATGTTGATATTGCGCCGCGTCATAATTGCCGCTGCGCCAACGATTAGAAAAATATTAACAATATTGGAACCGACCACATTGCCCAAAACCACTTCCGAACTACCATGCCAAGTTGCGGCAATTGATGATAGCAACTCTGGCAAAGATGTTCCCACTGCCACAATCGTCACGCCAATAATAAAAGGCGGCAAGCCAAACCAAAGCCCGATTTTTTCAGCAGCTTCCGTAAACCAATCCGAACCTTTAACCAAACCAGCCAGACTCACAGCCAGAAGAGCTATCCACCGAAGGAGTTCTAACAATTTCTCAAACCCAGATTTCTACTACTAAAATTTCTATTATGTCATGGAAATGTCTGGATAGGCGTGGTTTGTAAGGAATCTTTTCTTGATGGACATTTTTCCTGGGAAAAGAACAGCGATTTGGGGGCGGTTCCATCCAGCAAAGCCTGTTACCCTGAATGTATATCGAGCTACCGAAGCAAACAGAAACGGCACCTGTATTTGCTGGCGCTCGTTATGACCACGCAACCAAGGGCTACGTTGCCCTCTAGGGTGATGGGCAAAACATAGATAGAGTCCCAAAATTTTGGAGATTTTTAATGACAAAGAACCAGGGTATCGGAATTATACAAGCGATTATCGGCGGCATTATCGCTCTTTTGGTAATTCTCAGCTTTAATGCTTTTGTGGTGATTCAACCGGGAGAAGCCGGCGTACTTAATATTTTAGGAAAAGCTCGCGATGGGGCTTTGCTAGAAGGGGTACACGTGAAACCACCTTTTGTGGGCAAAGTAGATGTTTACGACGTCACCGTCCAAAAATTTGAAGTTCCCGCCCAAAGCGCCACCAAAGACTTGCAAGAGCTATCGGCGCGTTTTGCCATCAACTTCCGCATCGACCCCGACCGAGTGGTCGAAATTCGGCGTACTCAGGGAACCCTTTCCAACGTGGTGTCGAAAATTATCGCACCGCAAACCCAAGAATCGTTTAAAATCGCTGCTGCCAAACGAACCGCCGAAGAATCGATTACCCGCCGCGACGACCTCAAAGAAACCTTTGACATAGCGCTCAACTCCCGTCTGGAGAAATACGGCATTATCATCATGGATACCAGCATCGTGGATCTGGAATTTTCCGAAGAATTTGCCAAAGCCGTAGAAGACAAGCAAATCGCGGCGCAAAGAGCCCGGCGGGCTGTTTACATTGCCAAAGAAGCCGAACAAAAGGCACAAGCAGATATTAACCGCGCCAAAGGTCGTGCCGAAGCGCAAAGACTCTTGGCAGAAACCTTGAAAGCACAAGGTGGCGAGTTGGTCTTGCAAAAAGAGGCCATCGAAGCCTGGCGAAATGGGGGTTCCCAAATGCCCAATGTTTTGGTGATTAACGGCCAGTCTCAAGGTGGGGGAATTCCTTTCTTGTTTGACTTGAAAGAGTTTTCTCGGGACAACGCCGACGGCGAAGCCCCGGAAATAGATATTCCCGAACCAGAGGAGTCGTCACAGGAGCTGGAAAACCAGTCTATCGAGCCGCAAAGCGATTTTGACAGCCGTTTTAGACGGAATTAGTCGCGTGGGGCAAAAAGCTGGCAATCTGCTGGCTGACCAGTTCTGGTTGTTCTAAATGGGGAACGTGACCGCAGTTAGGAATCCAAGTTAATTGGGAATGGGGAATGCCTTGTTGAAATTTGTAGGCATCCTGAGTGCCTAAAATGCGATCGCTGTCTCCCCATAAAATAAGCGTAGGTGGTTGCAGGTTCTGGAGGTGTTTTTGAAAGGAACCGTAACCACCGCTTTTGGTGAAGGAAATTAGGGCGCGATGCCAGTTGGGCATTTCTAAATGTAGGGCGGCACACTGCCAGGCATCGGCGGAGTTTAAACTTTTATTGTAGTAGGCATTGTAGCTAATGCGATCGCGTACGCCCGGACGGCGCAAAAATTCCGCTGCCCAAAAATCCAGAGGGGGAAATAAAAATTTGCCGACAATAGGACCGCGTTTGCAGCCGACGCTGTCTAGCAAGACCAATTTTTCCACCGCATCGGGATAGGTCAGGGTGAAATCAATGGCGGCAGCCCCACCCATGGAAGCGCCTACCAAAATCACTGGGCGATTGATGAGTTGTTGCCAGGTAGCATATAAGTGGGTTTTGATGGCCTCGCTGTCAAAGGAAAGGTCGGCCAATCGTTCGGTAAAGCCAAATCCCAGCAAGTCTATCGCCCAGGTTTCGCGATGGGGGGTTAGTAAGGGCAACAAACGCCGAAATTCCAAAACCGAACTATCAAATCCGTGCAGGAGCAAAATGGGAGGAGAACCGCTGCCTTGGCAGATGTAGGTGGTGGGAATGGTCGCTTTCTCCTTCACCAGACGCTTCGCGAACGGATAGGGGGTTTTGATGGGGGTACGTTGGATCTTTTGGGCGGTTTCGATGGAGGCGGTTTCGGTTAAATTTTCTACCGCGGGTGGCAGGAAGGAAGGAAACATAGGAGGTGCAATGGTTTGTGTGCGTTTTCTAACAGAGTTTCGCTGCGCTGGAAAAATCTTCTTTTTATCATAGAAGGAGAAATTGTTAAAAAACATCAACGGCGGCCGGTTCGGTTGCCCGACTGAGTGGGCACACATGAGAAACTTCTATGAACTTTTGTAGCGATAACACTGGTAACCTGGCACCCGAGATTTTAGCGGCACTAGCGGCAGCAAACGACGGCAGTGCTATGCCCTATGGCAACGATGAAATGAGCCAACGGTTAGAAGGGAAATTTGGCGAACTATTTGAAACGGAGGTGGCTGTTTTTCCGGTGGCGACGGGAACGGCTGCCAATGCGTTGGCTTTATCGGTGATGGTACCGCCTTTTGGGGCGATTTATTGCCACGCACAAGCCCATATCCATACCGACGAATGCGGTGCCCCGGAATTGTTTTCTGGTGGGGCAAAATTGGTGCCTGTGGCGGGGGAAAACGGAAAAATAGACCCCGACGCTTTGGCGGCAACCTTGGCAGCTGCGGAGGCGGGGGTGGTGCATCACGTGCAGCCGGCAGCTATTAGCCTGACCCAGGCAACGGAAGCGGGGACAATTTATCAGATAGAAAAAATTCAGCAAATTTGTGCGATTGGGAAAGATTATGGCTTGCCCGTGCACATGGATGGGGCTAGATTTGCCAATGCGATCGCTACATTGAATTGTTCGCCGGCGGATGTGACCTGGAAGGCTGGGGTTGATGTGCTTTCGTTTGGTGCCACCAAAAATGGCGCGATGGCGGCGGAAGCGGTGGTGTTCTTCAATCGCGAGTTAGCAGAGACATTTGTTTACCGGCGCAAGCGCGGGGGGCATTTGTGGTCGAAAATGCGCTATTTATCCGCCCAGTTAGACGCCTATATCAGCGACGACCTGTGGTTGCGCAATGCCCGCCATGCCAATCAAATGGCAACGCGCTTGGCACGGGGATTGCAGGCTTTGTCGGCGGGGAAAATTCTCTATCCGGTGCAGGGAAATGAAGTCTTTGTCTGCCTGGCGGAACCTTTGATAGCCACGTTGCAGGCGCAAGGATTTCAGTTTTATCGTTGGCAAAACCAGGGCGATGGCGCGGTGGTGCGTTTGGTAACTGGCTTCAATACGCCACCGGAAGCCGTGCGGGATTTTTTGGAGGCGGTGGAACGCTACCAGCGATCGCTATCTTCCCTGGTAACATCTTAAAATTTGCCAGCCAAGAAACGATTTAAGTGTTGTTACAAATACATGATATTATGCTTCGTGGTTTGAATCTTACCGGTCAAGTCTGTAAGGGGAATGGGAGCGATCGTGTACTCGGGAGAATCATCATCCGCCAACGCCAATACACCAACGGCAACCGGGCAAAGCCACCAAACAGCTTCCTCCGAAGCTAGGACCGCTTCCACGGGCAGTTCCATGCAGGAATTTTACCAGCTGAAGCGAAACCTCTTATGGTGGACGCTGGTCCTAACCGCCATCATTTTCGTGTCGGTGTGGATTGCCTACAATCTGAATATTGCCCTTAACTATTTCATTGGTGCC belongs to Geitlerinema sp. PCC 9228 and includes:
- a CDS encoding sigma 54-interacting transcriptional regulator produces the protein MTDDASIKTWLQERTKLSRLPDEAIDAIAKHLQAITIAANRHLVTAGASPQALYILQQGQLAILKHNNQPGKILSPGELINIQELLLESNISQTLTTLTEVRLWSLPAATFNQIAREFPQVFQTFSQSLLDELTQVSAQLSFEQQRQAALRPYIVPKARRGIVGSSRYAVRLRQQIKKASNDAQSTLIFGEPGLGKDNIAALIHFGSPQRRQPIIKVNSGLLQPTGADLFGRAGGKPGLIEWLDEGTLVLNNIQDLPKELCPQIEQLLKTGTYTPVSRGNTTDNEPRTCRARIVLVSEKTQPNIERWATHTIKVPPLRVRKSDLKTQVEYYISLYCRSKAIPKPKITPEAIRRLQSYDFPGNLQELQSLVERAIQQIGGAQELTEEVFWSADNKKKRFRWNLLNAYPNFRNFLRSPWWPDRINYWFTTWFFALVVLILFIGPQERHENFALNMFWAWWWPVVLLIFPFLGRIWCAVCPFMIYGEIAQKVSLWLFPRKLKKWPRERAEKYGGWFLFGLFALIFLWEELWHLENTAYLSSCLLLLITAGAVIFSTIFERRFWCRYLCPIGGMNGLFAKLSITELRAQQGICSATCTTYQCYKGGPEKGEGQETDGCPLYSHPAQLQDNRDCVLCMTCLKACPHRSVEVNLRPPGIELWTTHIPRGYEVALLLLLLGGIFLRRLPQIEQGLGVNMNVESLDLTHAGFSMLALALPALLPLLAQVVMVASYKIAHYVGNNWPKPRPFVEMAYGYLPLVLGGNLAHYLHLGLTEGGRLLPVAMTTFGLSGEQMPALVAHPAVVSFLQGTTVLVSMALTFFLTNKIARQPLKAIWPQHVAAIALGSSFWLFIVNMKM
- a CDS encoding calcium/sodium antiporter, with translation MLELLRWIALLAVSLAGLVKGSDWFTEAAEKIGLWFGLPPFIIGVTIVAVGTSLPELLSSIAATWHGSSEVVLGNVVGSNIVNIFLIVGAAAIMTRRNINITYDLVDVDLPIFVGSGVWLYLIVQDGTFSIGEAILSLFGFLIYVIYIFQEGSTEVVVETETAEKIRSSRFPKKAIAKLVIGCLTMILGANYTIDSVREISEIIQVGQEIIAISIVAFGTSLPELVVSVTMAKKDKAEVAVGNVIGSNIFNSFFVMGIPGLAGTLVLAPSTIQNGLPLMLVGTILLFFVVQDKKVTAWEGWTFVMFYIWFVGHTFHFI
- a CDS encoding prohibitin family protein gives rise to the protein MTKNQGIGIIQAIIGGIIALLVILSFNAFVVIQPGEAGVLNILGKARDGALLEGVHVKPPFVGKVDVYDVTVQKFEVPAQSATKDLQELSARFAINFRIDPDRVVEIRRTQGTLSNVVSKIIAPQTQESFKIAAAKRTAEESITRRDDLKETFDIALNSRLEKYGIIIMDTSIVDLEFSEEFAKAVEDKQIAAQRARRAVYIAKEAEQKAQADINRAKGRAEAQRLLAETLKAQGGELVLQKEAIEAWRNGGSQMPNVLVINGQSQGGGIPFLFDLKEFSRDNADGEAPEIDIPEPEESSQELENQSIEPQSDFDSRFRRN
- a CDS encoding alpha/beta hydrolase, with amino-acid sequence MFPSFLPPAVENLTETASIETAQKIQRTPIKTPYPFAKRLVKEKATIPTTYICQGSGSPPILLLHGFDSSVLEFRRLLPLLTPHRETWAIDLLGFGFTERLADLSFDSEAIKTHLYATWQQLINRPVILVGASMGGAAAIDFTLTYPDAVEKLVLLDSVGCKRGPIVGKFLFPPLDFWAAEFLRRPGVRDRISYNAYYNKSLNSADAWQCAALHLEMPNWHRALISFTKSGGYGSFQKHLQNLQPPTLILWGDSDRILGTQDAYKFQQGIPHSQLTWIPNCGHVPHLEQPELVSQQIASFLPHATNSV
- a CDS encoding low specificity L-threonine aldolase encodes the protein MNFCSDNTGNLAPEILAALAAANDGSAMPYGNDEMSQRLEGKFGELFETEVAVFPVATGTAANALALSVMVPPFGAIYCHAQAHIHTDECGAPELFSGGAKLVPVAGENGKIDPDALAATLAAAEAGVVHHVQPAAISLTQATEAGTIYQIEKIQQICAIGKDYGLPVHMDGARFANAIATLNCSPADVTWKAGVDVLSFGATKNGAMAAEAVVFFNRELAETFVYRRKRGGHLWSKMRYLSAQLDAYISDDLWLRNARHANQMATRLARGLQALSAGKILYPVQGNEVFVCLAEPLIATLQAQGFQFYRWQNQGDGAVVRLVTGFNTPPEAVRDFLEAVERYQRSLSSLVTS